Genomic window (Deltaproteobacteria bacterium):
GTTTCATACTGCCTCAAGGATCAACATTTGGTCTGAAAACCAAAACGCCGACCCTATGGTCGGCGTGGATGGAGCAAGAATCAAATACACCTACCCATCAGCCGACCCAGAGGCCATGATGATGCAGATGGTGTTGAAATTGTTGCTTCATGATGGCTCAACTATCGTGCGCTGCGTCACAGAAGTCAAGTCTGTCAGTGAACGCGAGGATTCCCTGACACCACTCCAAGGAGCGTGTCCTCAGACTTACAACATTCCAAGGCCATCTTCATCAGCCCTAAGTCACTGATATGAATACATAAAACGTGGGCACTATGCTAAATAAAAAATGATCAAAATGCGCCGACGACCGAGATTATTGCTTTGACAAGAGTGTGCGCCGCCATTATGGCCCAGTAACGCCTTGTTAATGGACTCACTGCCCCCAGGCACCGATTGCTTTTAGCTGGCGTACACGCTTACCCCGCGTGAATATCTCTTCTCAAACGTTTCTAGGCTGAGAAGAAAAGTGAGAAATAGTATGGTTACCGCCCTAAGTATCCTTGCCGTTAACGGCATCCACAAATCGCTTTGCCGCGAAATAGACCTTCTGGCTTCGGCCGGTCATGTCGTTCATCACGCCGGAACTGGAGCTGAGGCTTTGGAACGCGCGATTGCCGAACAGCCGGACTGCGTCTTAATCGACTTGATGCTTCCCGACATGGACGGGCTCAAACTTTGTCACAGCATTAAAAACCACCCCGCTTGCGAAGGCATCCGGGTCGTATTCGTATCTTCAAAGCCCTACGCCCTCGACCGAAAACGAGCTCTCGAAATGGGCGCTGATGGTTATTTACAACGCCCGATGACTCCGGAACAGTTTCGCTCCGAACTCACCAAAGCACTCGATGATAAGGTTGAGCTTACTTTCTGGGGAGTTCGCGGAACATTGCCGGTATGTGGCCCAGACGCCCTGCGCTACGGCGGCAATACATCATGTGTCTCACTCGAGTTTGCTCGTGGGCAATCTCTTATCTTTGATGCGGGCAGCGGTATCAAGCAGTTATCAGATAGCTTAGCGACTAAAAACTTAAGTAATTTTCACTCGCGGATCTTCATCTCACACCCACACTGGGACCACATCAACGCACTTCCATTCTTCGCACCGCTCTATCAGCAGGGAAACGAGATTGAGATTCTTGGAGCCAGCCACGGAGATATCTCCATGCGTGAACTCATCGCTGGCCAAATGGACGGGA
Coding sequences:
- a CDS encoding response regulator, translating into MVTALSILAVNGIHKSLCREIDLLASAGHVVHHAGTGAEALERAIAEQPDCVLIDLMLPDMDGLKLCHSIKNHPACEGIRVVFVSSKPYALDRKRALEMGADGYLQRPMTPEQFRSELTKALDDKVELTFWGVRGTLPVCGPDALRYGGNTSCVSLEFARGQSLIFDAGSGIKQLSDSLATKNLSNFHSRIFISHPHWDHINALPFFAPLYQQGNEIEILGASHGDISMRELIAGQMDGIYFPVNLNQFAARVYFRNLCEETVEFDGIKVSTMLLNHPGYCLGYRVDYRDRSFCYITDNELFPKDSQHFDPVYRNKLIQFIKGADTLIMDTTYSDEEYPAHTGWGHSCVREVVDVAHEAQAKQLCLFHHDPAQTDADIDHKLGQAQARLRELESSTEVIAPSENTTLTF